The Cervus elaphus chromosome 9, mCerEla1.1, whole genome shotgun sequence genomic interval ctttgcaaccccgtggactgtagctcaccaggcttctttgtccatgggatttcccagacaagaatactggagtaggttgccatttccttctccaggggatcttgctgacccagagattgaacctgcatctcctcctccCCTGGAAGGCAGGTTTttgaccactgagctacctggaaagcccagacATCTCTCAGGACAGCTcctcagctccccccaccccaacctgccCTGCAGTATCCATCTGGGGCCTTCACTCTGGATGCCCAATCTGACGCCACCTTTCTCTCTCCTGCCAGCAAGCTGCACAGCCTGGAGTACCTGGACCTGTCCCACAACCAGCTGGCTGAGGTGCCCGCCGGCCTGCCCCGCACCCTGGCCGTGCTGCATTTGGGCCGGAATCGCATCCGCTGGGTGGAGGCGGCCCGGCTGGGCGGCCTGCGGGGCCTGCGCTACCTGCTACTGCAGCACAACCAGCTGGGGGCCACGGGGCTGCCAGCCGGAGCGCTGCGGCCGCTGCGGGGCCTGCACACGCTGCACCTCTACGGCAACAGGCTGGACCGAGTGCCCCAGGCGCTGCCCCGCCGCCTGCGGGCCCTGGTGCTGCCCCACAACCGCGTGGCCACGCTGGGCGCCCGGGACCTGGCCTCCACGCCCCGACTGGCAGAGCTCAACCTGGCCTACAACTGCCTGGCCAGCGCCCGCGTGCACCTCCGGGCCTTCCGCCGGCTGCGGGCCCTGCGCAGCCTCGACCTGGCTGGCAACCAGCTGACCCAGCTGCCCTCCGGCCTGCCCGCTGGCCTGCACACCCTTCGGCTGCAGCGCAACCAGCTGCGGGCCCTCGAGCCGGAGCCGCTGGCCGGCCTGCACCAGCTCCAGGAGCTCAGCCTGGCACATAACCGCCTGCGTGTGGGTGACATCGGGCCTGGCACCTGGCATGAGCTGCAAGCCCTGCAGGTCAGGGGCAGGCTGGTTGGCCATACTATCCCCAGGGCAGCTCCTTCACCCTTCTGCCTGCTTGCCCAGCTCCTCCCCTGGAAAGCCTTGAGACGCTAGAAAGAGAGCCCTCACTGAGTGTAGACCAGCCCTGagaagccatgccctcctccaggggatcttccagacccagggatggaacccgggtctcctgcattgcaggccgcttcttactgcctgagccaccagggaagaatggggttggcccaaaagttcattggGCTTTTCCATAACATGTTACGGcaaaacctgaacgaacttttggGTCAACCCAATACTGTCTTTGTGAGTGATAACTGCATCAGTGGCTCCCACGGTAGGGACCCTGTCTGGGCCCCCATCACCTAGAATGAGGCCTGCCCCAGAAGGGACTCAGCTTACCTCTGTGGAGGGCAGGACTTGGCAGCTATGAAGTAGgtcgggggagggggcagaagaACCAGGCTGGGTGTACATGAGGGCCTGGGAGGGGAGCAGGTTGGGGCTTGGCTGAACGCGTGGCCCAGGGCCTGGGGCCACCGCGGCGCCATCTCTGCTTGCCTGCCCAGGTGCTGGACCTCAGCCACAATCAGCTGTCCTTCGTGCCCCCTGACCTACCCGAGGCCCTGGAGGAGCTGCACCTGCAGGGCAACCGCATCGGCCACGTGGGCCCTGAAGCCTTTCTCAGCACACCACGCCTGCGTGCCCTCTTCCTCAGGTACCCTGCCGGTGGCCGGGTTAGGCAACTCCAGGTCGA includes:
- the PODNL1 gene encoding podocan-like protein 1 isoform X3, with product MRLSLLLLLLLLPGLPPALGMEDDASFPHLGESSQPPPRACPPRCSCPRPDTVDCDGLDLRVFPDNITRAAQHLSLQNNQLQELPYNELSRLSGLRTLNLHNNLISSEGLPDEAFESLTQLQHIYVAHNKNNLISKVPRGALSRQTHLRELYLQHNQLTDSGLDATTFSKLHSLEYLDLSHNQLAEVPAGLPRTLAVLHLGRNRIRWVEAARLGGLRGLRYLLLQHNQLGATGLPAGALRPLRGLHTLHLYGNRLDRVPQALPRRLRALVLPHNRVATLGARDLASTPRLAELNLAYNCLASARVHLRAFRRLRALRSLDLAGNQLTQLPSGLPAGLHTLRLQRNQLRALEPEPLAGLHQLQELSLAHNRLRVGDIGPGTWHELQALQVLDLSHNQLSFVPPDLPEALEELHLQGNRIGHVGPEAFLSTPRLRALFLRANRLHMTSIAPEAFLGLLHLRVVDTTGNLEPVLVRLPPTAPRRPRAAGP